TTCTCGACCCGCTGATGGCGGCCGGGCAGATGCCGCACCTGCAACAGTTCCTGGCCCGTGGCGTCCGCGCCGAGCTGCTGACGACGCCGCATCCGCTCACGCCCCCGGCCTGGACGACGCTGATGACCGGTCGCAGCCCGGGGCATCACGGAATCTTCGATTTCTTGCGTTCCGAGGTCCGCGCCGGCGGCGCGTTCTTCACGCTCAACAACTTTCGCGACATTCACTGCGAAACGATCTGGTCGATCGTCAGCCGCCAGGGCGGTAGCGTCACTTCGCTCAACTTTCCGCTGATGGCGCCGCCGCCCAAGGTTTCCGGCTCGATCGTGCCCGGCCTGCTGTCGTGGCGGCATCTGCGCCGCAACATCCACCCGGTCGAGCTGTATGACGAGCTCAAGGGCCTGCCCGGCTTCAATCCCAACGAGATCTCGTGGGATTTCGAGCACGAGAAGAAGGCCATGCAGATCCTCGAAGACGAGGAGCTCGAACCGTGGACCCAGTTTCACATCGTGCGCGAACGGCACTGGTTCGAGATCACCAGGCACATCATGGAACAACACCCGGCCGACCTGACGGCCGTCATGTTCGACGGGGTCGACAAGCTCCAGCACGGCTGTTGGCGATTCCTCGATCCGCGCTACTTCAGCGCTCAGCCTAGCGCGTTCGAACGGCGGATGCGCGAGCTGTGCGTGCAATACTTCCACGAGCTCGACGGCTTCATCGGCCGCATCGTCGCGCTGGCCGGCCCGCAGGCGCGCGTCTTCATCGCTTCGGACCACGGCTTCGGGCCTACCGAGACGGTGTTCCGCATCAACAAATGGCTCGAAAGCCAGGGCTACCTCCAATGGGCCGATCGTACGGCCGAGAAGCCCGCCGCCGGCCATTTCGTGGCGCTCGATTGGGAGCGGACGATAGCCTATGCCCCCAGCGGCGCGACCAACGGCATTCACATCCGCGTGGCGCACGGCCCTGGTGAAACGGGCGTGGCGGCAAACGAATATCACGCCTTCCGCGAGCAGCTTATCGCCAAGCTCAAGGAGCTGCGCCACCCGGAAACCGGCGTGCCGCTGGTACGTGACGTGTTGCTGCGCGAGCAGGCATTTCCTGGCGAGGCCGGCAAGTCGGGGCCCGACTTGACGCTCGTCCTGTTCGATCACGGTTTCTTCTCGGTGCTCGACGCCGAGCCGATCGTCTGGCAACGGCCGCTGGTCGCGGGAACGCACTGTCCCGAGGGGGTCTTCGCCGCGGCTGGCCCCGGCATTCCGCGCGGCATTGCCGTGTCGCAGCAGTCGATTCTCGACGTGGCGGCCACGCTGCTTTACAGCCTAGGCTTGCCGGTTCCCAGCGACTTCGAGGGGAAGGTGATGCAGGCGGCGTTCGAGCCGGCCCAGCTTCAGGCCCAGCCGATCGTCACCGGGCCGCCGACGACTTCGCCCTCGGGCACGGTCGAGCGCGTCGCGGTCGACGCGGACGCCGAAGCCGACTCGGACGAAAAGATCCTGCAGCGATTGCGAGCCCTGGGCTACGTCGAATAGGCGGACGCCACGAACGGCACGCAACAGGACGCCTATGCCTTACCTCGTTCATGAAGGCGTCCGTTTGAACTATCGCGATGCCGGCCAGCGCGGGGCCGCGGGTGTCGTGTTGCTGCACGGCCTGGCGGCCAACCAGGCGTTCTGGAACCTGGAGCTGGTCGGCCAATTGGCGGCCGACTGGCGCGTCATCACCTACGATTTGCGCGGCCACGGATACAGCGACACTCCGGCCGACGGCTACGAGCCGGAGGCCCAGGCACGCGATCTCGTGGCGCTTTTGGACCACCTCGAGCTGCCCGCGGCGCATCTCGTGGGGCACAGCTTCGGTGGGCTGATCGCGCTGCAGGCCGCGATCGACTCTGCGCCGCGCGTACGTTCGCTCGTGCTGGCCGATTCGCGCCTGGCGGGCCTTGCTCCGGAGCAGATTCTGCCGCAGCAATTCGATTGGCGCGACTTGCAACGGCGCCTGCGGCGCAGCGGCGTGCGCCTCGCAGAACACGAAGCGGAAATCGGGCTGTGCCTGCTCGAAGCGATCGCTGGTCCGCGCTGGCTGGGCGTGCGTCAAAAGGCCCGCGGACAGGTCAAGTTTCTCCCCTTTGCCGCCTCAAAACGCTCGGGCGAACAATGGCTGAAGCTGCTGCAGGCGACGCAAGCAGATCGCGGCTTTCGCGACCGGGGCCAGGTCTTGCCCACGACGATCGCGGCGCTCGACATCCCCTTGTTGGCCGTCTACGGGGAACGGTCGCCGCATCGCGCCAGCATGCAGGCGCTGGCCCATTGGGGACGGCACGTGCGGTGCGAAACGGTCGCCGACGGCGGACACTTTCACCCGGCTGCCGAACCGCTGCGATTCGCCGCCATCGTGCGCGCGTTTCTCGGCGAAGTCGCTACAATCTCCCCGGGGGCAGCGGAGCACGCCTGATACCCGGGAGGCGGTACGATGGAGCGATCCCTGACACGATTTGGGATCCGGACGCGGCTAGGCCTTGTGGTCCTGGCGGCCGTGGGTGTTTGGCCGGCGTGTGCGCAAGCGCAGTTTCCCCGGCCGGACCAACCGCGTCTGCTCGCGCAGCGCGGCTTTGGCGGCAAAGAGGCAACGGGCGTGGAAATTTTCTACCTGAATCACAACGGCCTGAAGCGCCGCTACCTGGTCCACTTGCCCCAGGGTCGCGAGACCCAGGCAAATCTGCCGCTGGTGCTGGCGTTTCATGGCGGCGCCGGCCGGGCCGACAGCCAGGTGCGCCAGAGCCTGATGAACGATACGTCGGATCAGCAAGGTTTTATCGTCGCCTATCCCGACGGCACGGGCCGAGCCGGGTTTCTCACCTGGAACGCCGGCACCTGCTGCGGCTATGCCATCGAGCACCAGATTGACGACGTCGGATTCACCGCCGCGCTGATCGATCAACTGCAACAGCAGTACAAGATCGACCCCAAGGGGGTGTACGCGACGGGCATGAGCAACGGCGGCATGTTGTGCTATCGGCTCGCCTGCGAGTTGTCCGACCGCATCGCCGCGATCGCTCCCGTGGCCTGCGCGCTGCACGTCAACGGCCCGCAGCCCAAGCGGCCGGTGCCGATCTGCCATTTCCACGGCCTGAAGGACCCCAACGTCCTGTTCCAGGGCGGGTTGGGCCCCAACCAATTGCAGAAGACCCCGCACCGCTCGAACGCCGAGACCTTGGGCTTCTTCATCAAGGCCTACGGCCTGAGCCCTCAGCCGACCGACGTGCACCGGGAACAGGACTATATCCTCGAGCGATATGAGCCCGCTCCCGGCCAGGGCGGCGCGCCAATCTGGCTCTACAAGCTGCCCGAGGGTGGTCACACCTGGCCCGGCGGCGTCGACATCACCGCCCGCTTCAATACCGGCAAGCTCATTGCAAGCGTTAAGGCCAACACCCTGATGTGGGAATTCTTCCAGCATTTCACCACCGACGGACCGGTGGGGGGCGGCCGATAAGACGCTCGTCCGCGGCCGGGCAACTATAATGAGCCAAGAACTGCCGTCCTTTTGGCTCTGGTTTTCCCCGTTGGTTCGATGGCCGACCTGATTCCTCGACTCCGGCCGCTCGGCGGCGATTCGGCAGCACACCTGGCGCTTGCGCGGGGGCTGTTCCAATGCGGTCGCCACGGGCAGGCCCTGGCCGAGCTCGACAAGGTGCTGCGCGAGAATCCCGAGCTGGGGGCCGCCCACTATCTGCGCGGGCTCGTCCTGGCACGCCTGGCCGACTTCAGCGCCGCCACCACGGCCCTGGAAAACGCTGTCCGGCTCGACGAAGAGCTGGACGGGGCCTGGATGGCCCTGAGTTATGTGCGCACCGAGCTCGGCCTCAAAGAAGAGGCCCTCGAAGCCGCGCGGCGGGCCGTACAGATCGACGAAAAGAACGCTCAAGCCTATCTGATGCTCGGCAACGCGCTGGCTGCGCTCGACCGGGTCAAGCTGGCCATTGCCGCTTACCGCAGGGCTGTGCACTACAACCCGCAATTGCAGATGGCCCATTACCGCCTGGCGAGCCAATTGCAAAAGGCCGGGCGCGAACAAGAGGCCTTCGACCAGGTGCTCAAGTCGCAACGGCTCAACCCGATGGACGCCAACAGCCGCCTGACGCTGGGCGATATGCTGCTGTCGCGCGGCGATGTCGACGGAGCCTTGCGCGAATATAAGATCGCCTCGGAGCTTTCGCCGACGCAGGGCACGCCCACCTACAAGGTCGGGCTCGCGTTTCTGCAAGCCGAGATGCGCAAAGAGGCCATCGGCGCGTTCCGCAACGCCGTGCGCCGCGATCCCAAGCACATCGACAGCTTTCTAGCGCTGGCGAAGATCTATCTCGAAGACGGCGAACCTGTCGAGGCCGAGGCCATGTGCAAGGCAGCCCTGGAAGTCGACAAGCGTTGTCCGGCGGCCAACGAGTTGATGCAGCAGGTGCAGGCGGCGCTCGGCAACCCGGCGCCGGCACCGCCTGATCCAAACGCGTAGGCAGCCGTTGCCCCCGCAGCGACGCGCACGGCCCCCCCTTGCGTCAGATCAAGAGCAGCACCAGCGAGGTCGTCAGGCCGTTGGTAACAGCATGGGCCACCATGCAGGGAATCAGCGTTCCGCGCCACTGCCGAACCAACGAAAACCCGACGGCCAAGGTGCTCAGCAGCGGAATTCCCAGCAGGCCCTGGGGATGGACCGCGGCGAACATCACCGCATTGATCAACGTGGCCGCGACCACGCTCATCGTCACTTGCCAGCGCCCGGTCAACTCGCGCAGATGGCGAAACAACACGCCGCGATAGAACGTCTCCTCGACCAGCGGCGCCATGACACAGGCCAGAATCATCAACTGGACCCGCGCGCCCCAGCCCGACTGCACGAGCCAGTCGACCACAGGGTGGCCGGGTACGTCCGACCCGTCGGGCCCCGCGGCGCCGGACAGCGCACTCATCAAGGCGATGGTCACGAACATGGCCACCGCCAGCAGCGGCCAGACGGCGATATAGGTCACGAGTCCCAGGGGCGCCTCGACGAGCAATCCCGCGCCCCGGGTCCAGCCGATGTCTTCGCGCACCTGGCGCCACGGCACACCCCGACACACCGGCCAGGCGAGCGCTCCCAACGTCGCCGGAAAGAGCACCAGCAGCGCCGCGAACTGGTGTTCCTCGGCCACGAGCAAGTCCGCGGCGAGGCTGGCTAAAAGAAACGTCACGACCCACACGGCAAACGTTTCGGCATACACCCCGCCGTGGGGCAATCCGGTCACAACGCGCGATCGCAGCTTGCCGGCGAGCCACAAGACGGCCAGCAGAAACAGGGCTGCACAGCCGGCGATTAGTACGATGGTCACAAGGAAGAGCCCGCCGAAGACAACTCCGAGCATCCGCGCGGCCGAATGCAATAACCGCTGGCGCGCCGCCTGGTCGGGCCCTTTCTCTGGCGTGACTGCAAGCTGACCGGACCAGCCGAGCACCTCGCACAAAACGGCCCGATCGGCGGCGGAAACGCTCGTAGCGGCCCAATCGTCCGCCAGGTAGGCGGCATACAGGTCGGTAAGCACTCGATAGGCAGTGTGCAGCTCATCGGACGTCCGCCCATCGGGCAGTTTGACCTCGGCCAGTTCCTGGGCCGCGCGCTCTGGCCCCAGCAGTTCGCCGGCGAGAACCGCTCTGCGCAGAGCGCCCAGCGGTCCGGGGAGCTGGGCCGATTGAAGTTGGCGGTAAAAATCCTCGCGGTTCACGCCCGGCATCTGCGCCGCGGCGACCAGGTACTGGGCCAACACATCGCCGATGCGCGACTGCAAATGTTGCAGCCCGGCACGCACGACCGGCACCTCGGGTTCGTCGCGCGAGCGCTGGCTCCAACCGATTTCCAGCGCGGTCACGGCGGCAATCACCAGCCAGGCGAGCAGCGTCCAGCCGCGAGGGCCCGCCGGCATCACGTCGAGAGGCACTTCGGAACCGCCAGAGGGATCTGCCCCCGAGGCCATGCTGGCATCTTCGTCCATGTCGAGATGATCTCTTGCACTTCGAGTCACAGGGCCGCGGTGAGCGCGACCGCAGATCGCTTCAACAACCTTAACATAGCGTCTTTGGCCCGACGGTTGCCGTGGTAAGGAGGGCAATCTCGCGAACCGCGACGCGGCTGATTTCGTGCGTGGTCGAGGCCGCAAAAAATAATCTGCAATGCGGGGAACTAACGCCGGTCCCCGATCGTCTCTTACCTCGGGAAGTACTGCGGCCTCGTCTCCCCCCCTGTCTCCGAGGGATATCACATGCGACGCCTTTTGCGTTTGGCGCCGGCGAGTCTACGCCTGGCGGTGTTGCTCTGCTTGCCATTCATGCCCCACCTGGCCCGGGCCCAAGGATTGCTCGTCGTCATCGACCCGGCGCAGCATGTTCGCCTGCCGCGGCCCATCTTGCCCCCCCAGCCGTCGCCCCCGCCGGCGACCTATGCCATCAAGGAAATCGCCGCCCACGCCCGGTTGACGGATAACGTGGCCCAGGTCGAAGTCAGCCAGACGTTTGTCAATACGGGCAGCAGTCCGCTGGAAGTCGCCTTCGTCTTTCCGTTGCCCGCCGACGCGGCAGTCGACCGGCTGACGTTCCTGGTTGATGGACACGAGCTGGCCGGCAAATTGCTCTCCGCGACCGAGGCTCGCGCGGCCTACGAAGCCATCGTCCGCAAGAACCGTGACCCGGCCCTGCTCGAATGGCTCGGCACGGGCATGTTCCAGACGAGCGTGTTTCCGGTCCCGCCGGGGCAGTCGCGCGCCGTGTCGCTGCGCTACGCGCAGGTCTGCCGATCGGACCGCGGCCTGACCGATTTCCTGTTTCCACTCTCGACGGCCAAGTACACCGCCGCACCCGTGTCGAAGGTACTGGTCGAGCTGGCCTTGGAAAGTTCGCAGCCGCTGAAGAACATCTACAGCCCTTCGCACACGGTCGAAATCAAGCGGAGTGACGAGCACCACGCCACGGTGCGCTGGTCGGCCGAAAACATCGTCCCGCAGAGCGATTTCCGCCTGATGTACGACCTGGGTTCGGGCGCGGTGGGGACGAGCGTTCTCAGCTACCGGCCCGACGCCAAGGACGACGGCTATCTGCTGTTGCTGGCGAGCCCGCAACTGCCGACCGCCGACGCGGCGCCGGCAGCCAAGACCGTGGTATTCGTCGTCGACCGCTCGGGGAGCATGAGCGGCGAAAAGATCGAGCAAGCCAAGTCGGCCTTGCGCTTCGTGCTGAACAATCTGCGCGAGGGCGACCTGTTCAACGTCGTGGCCTACGACAGCGAAGTCGTGAGTTTTCGCCCCGAGCTGCAGCGGTTCGACGATGCGTCGCGCGCCGCGGCGCTGGGCTTCGTCGAAGGTCTCTACGCCGGCGGCAGCACGAATATCGACGGGGCGCTGCGCGCGGCGCTCGGCCAGCTCCAAGATTCGAGCCGTCCGAATTTCGTCATCTTCCTCACCGACGGCCTGCCCACGGCCGGTGAAACGGGTGAAGCACAGATCGTCGCCAATGCCAAATCGGCCAACCAGGTGCGGGCTCGCGTATTCAGCTTTGGCGTCGGCTACGACGTCAATAGCCGGCTGTTGGACAAGCTGGTCCGTGCGAATTTCGGCACCAGCGAATACGTCCGGCCGCAGGAGGATATCGAGACACACGTGGCGCGGCTGTACCAACGCATCGGCTCGCCCGTGCTGACCGACGTGCAGATCGCGTTCGAACACGATGGCCTCACGGCAGCCGAAGGGCAACCGGTCAATCGGGTCTACCCGAGCCAGGTGTTCGACCTGTTCGCTGGCGAGCAATTGGTAGTCGCCGGGCGGTATCGCAAGGCGGGTGCCGTCAAGGTCGTGCTGTCCGGCACCATCCACGGTGCGCAACAGCGGTTCGAGTTCCCCGCCACGCTGGTCGAACAGAGCGGCGACGAATCGCAAGCGTTTGTGGAGAAGATTTGGGCAGCACGGCGGATCGGCGAGATCATCGATCAGCTCGACTTGCAGGGCAAGAACGAAGAACTGATCAAGGAACTCGTGGAGCT
This window of the Pirellulales bacterium genome carries:
- a CDS encoding alpha/beta hydrolase, which translates into the protein MPYLVHEGVRLNYRDAGQRGAAGVVLLHGLAANQAFWNLELVGQLAADWRVITYDLRGHGYSDTPADGYEPEAQARDLVALLDHLELPAAHLVGHSFGGLIALQAAIDSAPRVRSLVLADSRLAGLAPEQILPQQFDWRDLQRRLRRSGVRLAEHEAEIGLCLLEAIAGPRWLGVRQKARGQVKFLPFAASKRSGEQWLKLLQATQADRGFRDRGQVLPTTIAALDIPLLAVYGERSPHRASMQALAHWGRHVRCETVADGGHFHPAAEPLRFAAIVRAFLGEVATISPGAAEHA
- a CDS encoding alkaline phosphatase family protein, encoding MQPTVLIGLDGATYSILDPLMAAGQMPHLQQFLARGVRAELLTTPHPLTPPAWTTLMTGRSPGHHGIFDFLRSEVRAGGAFFTLNNFRDIHCETIWSIVSRQGGSVTSLNFPLMAPPPKVSGSIVPGLLSWRHLRRNIHPVELYDELKGLPGFNPNEISWDFEHEKKAMQILEDEELEPWTQFHIVRERHWFEITRHIMEQHPADLTAVMFDGVDKLQHGCWRFLDPRYFSAQPSAFERRMRELCVQYFHELDGFIGRIVALAGPQARVFIASDHGFGPTETVFRINKWLESQGYLQWADRTAEKPAAGHFVALDWERTIAYAPSGATNGIHIRVAHGPGETGVAANEYHAFREQLIAKLKELRHPETGVPLVRDVLLREQAFPGEAGKSGPDLTLVLFDHGFFSVLDAEPIVWQRPLVAGTHCPEGVFAAAGPGIPRGIAVSQQSILDVAATLLYSLGLPVPSDFEGKVMQAAFEPAQLQAQPIVTGPPTTSPSGTVERVAVDADAEADSDEKILQRLRALGYVE
- a CDS encoding CPBP family intramembrane metalloprotease, which produces MDEDASMASGADPSGGSEVPLDVMPAGPRGWTLLAWLVIAAVTALEIGWSQRSRDEPEVPVVRAGLQHLQSRIGDVLAQYLVAAAQMPGVNREDFYRQLQSAQLPGPLGALRRAVLAGELLGPERAAQELAEVKLPDGRTSDELHTAYRVLTDLYAAYLADDWAATSVSAADRAVLCEVLGWSGQLAVTPEKGPDQAARQRLLHSAARMLGVVFGGLFLVTIVLIAGCAALFLLAVLWLAGKLRSRVVTGLPHGGVYAETFAVWVVTFLLASLAADLLVAEEHQFAALLVLFPATLGALAWPVCRGVPWRQVREDIGWTRGAGLLVEAPLGLVTYIAVWPLLAVAMFVTIALMSALSGAAGPDGSDVPGHPVVDWLVQSGWGARVQLMILACVMAPLVEETFYRGVLFRHLRELTGRWQVTMSVVAATLINAVMFAAVHPQGLLGIPLLSTLAVGFSLVRQWRGTLIPCMVAHAVTNGLTTSLVLLLI
- a CDS encoding tetratricopeptide repeat protein, which translates into the protein MADLIPRLRPLGGDSAAHLALARGLFQCGRHGQALAELDKVLRENPELGAAHYLRGLVLARLADFSAATTALENAVRLDEELDGAWMALSYVRTELGLKEEALEAARRAVQIDEKNAQAYLMLGNALAALDRVKLAIAAYRRAVHYNPQLQMAHYRLASQLQKAGREQEAFDQVLKSQRLNPMDANSRLTLGDMLLSRGDVDGALREYKIASELSPTQGTPTYKVGLAFLQAEMRKEAIGAFRNAVRRDPKHIDSFLALAKIYLEDGEPVEAEAMCKAALEVDKRCPAANELMQQVQAALGNPAPAPPDPNA
- a CDS encoding VIT and VWA domain-containing protein, coding for MRRLLRLAPASLRLAVLLCLPFMPHLARAQGLLVVIDPAQHVRLPRPILPPQPSPPPATYAIKEIAAHARLTDNVAQVEVSQTFVNTGSSPLEVAFVFPLPADAAVDRLTFLVDGHELAGKLLSATEARAAYEAIVRKNRDPALLEWLGTGMFQTSVFPVPPGQSRAVSLRYAQVCRSDRGLTDFLFPLSTAKYTAAPVSKVLVELALESSQPLKNIYSPSHTVEIKRSDEHHATVRWSAENIVPQSDFRLMYDLGSGAVGTSVLSYRPDAKDDGYLLLLASPQLPTADAAPAAKTVVFVVDRSGSMSGEKIEQAKSALRFVLNNLREGDLFNVVAYDSEVVSFRPELQRFDDASRAAALGFVEGLYAGGSTNIDGALRAALGQLQDSSRPNFVIFLTDGLPTAGETGEAQIVANAKSANQVRARVFSFGVGYDVNSRLLDKLVRANFGTSEYVRPQEDIETHVARLYQRIGSPVLTDVQIAFEHDGLTAAEGQPVNRVYPSQVFDLFAGEQLVVAGRYRKAGAVKVVLSGTIHGAQQRFEFPATLVEQSGDESQAFVEKIWAARRIGEIIDQLDLQGKNEELIKELVELSTRHGILTPYTSFLADESTALEDVSANASTARYHLRSLEEAAGEGGFSQRAAKLGLQNAAAAPASGEARFFAAERDEAVAVQAVRNIGAKSFFQRGGRWIDSTASETQQQQAQRVVQFSDEYFALAASHGRTLSQYLVFDEPVVLNLAGQVYLIEPPTAP